The following coding sequences are from one Culex quinquefasciatus strain JHB chromosome 1, VPISU_Cqui_1.0_pri_paternal, whole genome shotgun sequence window:
- the LOC119768841 gene encoding uncharacterized protein LOC119768841 isoform X3, producing MKAFAVCFALVLSLALAAAQRFGSPLPAFSLSSLTGDFGGPTAFGGQDFTSSNSLAGGRDPRQNRGPVVFPPPPTDGPMESSGVVVGASGYGFVPPNTPPKYF from the exons ATGAAAGCT TTCGCAGTCTGCTTCGCTCTCGTCCTCTCCCTCGCCCTGGCCGCGGCACAGCGCTTCGGAAGTCCGCTGCCCGCGTTCAGCCTCAGCTCGCTCACCGGGGACTTTGGTGGGCCGACGGCGTTCGGCGGCCAGGACTTTACCTCCTCGAACAGCCTGGCCGGAGGACGCGATCCCCGACAGAACCGAG GCCCGGTGGTGTTCCCACCGCCACCAACTGACGGTCCGATGGAGTCCAGCGGAGTGGTGGTCGGCGCTTCCGGTTACGGATTCGTGCCCCCAAACACGCCCCCAA AGTACTTCTAA
- the LOC6047468 gene encoding probable enoyl-CoA hydratase yields the protein MWSTLRASLRQVTPFRYHFRQLCSAVESTEVKPSKPAEPVILVEKQGSITMIGLNRPQVRNAIDAETGRKLTAAIEQFENDETATVGVLHGIGGSFCSGYDLSEMTSPDYNPQSVILQRAGVMGPTRRNFRKPVVCAVSGYCVAGGLELALMCDLRVVEEQAVMGFYNRRFGVPLVDGGSVRLAALIGMSRALDLVLTGRGVRAKEALEIGLANRVVAVGTGLGQAFNLAASIAKYPQKSLNHDRNSMYHAVYQAKTLQEAMEYEVLTAGEDLLKDAVYGATRFAEGVGKHGKFQDIKEKRMADWEKEELAHEIKAAEERGKEEPKAKL from the exons ATGTGGTCAACTTTGAGGGCTTCCCTCCGACAGGTGACGCCATTCCGGTACCATTTCCGGCAGTTATGTTCCGCTGTCGAGTCAACCGAAG taAAGCCTTCGAAACCAGCGGAACCAGTCATCCTGGTGGAAAAGCAAGGTAGCATCACCATGATCGGTTTAAACCGACCTCAAGTAAGGAACGCGATTGACGCCGAAACTGGGCGGAAGTTAACGGCGGCCATCGAGCAGTTTGAAAACGATGAAACGGCCACGGTTGGCGTGCTCCACGGAATTGGTGGCTCGTTCTGTTCCGGATATGACCTCTCGGAGATGACATCGCCCGATTACAATCCACAGTCCGTAATTCTGCAGCGGGCTGGCGTGATGGGACCAACGCGTCGCAACTTCCGCAAGCCGGTTGTTTGTGCCGTTTCCGGTTACTGCGTGGCCGGTGGGCTCGAGTTGGCGTTGATGTGCGACCTTCGCGTGGTGGAGGAGCAGGCCGTCATGGGGTTCTACAACCGACGGTTTGGCGTTCCACTGGTGGACGGTGGTTCGGTCCGGCTGGCGGCGCTGATCGGAATGTCCAGGGCGTTGGATTTGGTGCTCACCGGGCGAGGAGTTCGCGCGAAGGAAGCGCTGGAGATTGGCCTCGCGAACCGGGTTGTGGCCGTTGGAACGGGGCTGGGCCAGGCGTTTAACCTGGCGGCAAGCATCGCAAAGTATCCGCAGAAGAGTTTGAACCACGACCGGAATTCGATGTACCACGCGGTTTACCAGGCAAAAACCTTGCAGGAAGCGATGGAGTACGAGGTGCTGACGGCGGGCGAGGATTTGCTAAAGGATGCGGTTTACGGGGCGACACGATTTGCCGAGGGCGTCGGCAAGCATGGGAAGTTTCAGGACATCAAGGAGAAGCGGATGGCCGACTGGGAGAAGGAAGAGCTGGCGCACGAGATAAAGGCGGCGGAGGAGAGGGGGAAAGAGGAACCGAAGGCGAAGTTGTAG
- the LOC119768841 gene encoding uncharacterized protein LOC119768841 isoform X2: MKAFAVCFALVLSLALAAAQRFGSPLPAFSLSSLTGDFGGPTAFGGQDFTSSNSLAGGRDPRQNRGPVVFPPPPTDGPMESSGVVVGASGYGFVPPNTPPNSYNSVYRNLRYF; this comes from the exons ATGAAAGCT TTCGCAGTCTGCTTCGCTCTCGTCCTCTCCCTCGCCCTGGCCGCGGCACAGCGCTTCGGAAGTCCGCTGCCCGCGTTCAGCCTCAGCTCGCTCACCGGGGACTTTGGTGGGCCGACGGCGTTCGGCGGCCAGGACTTTACCTCCTCGAACAGCCTGGCCGGAGGACGCGATCCCCGACAGAACCGAG GCCCGGTGGTGTTCCCACCGCCACCAACTGACGGTCCGATGGAGTCCAGCGGAGTGGTGGTCGGCGCTTCCGGTTACGGATTCGTGCCCCCAAACACGCCCCCAA ATTCCTATAACTCAGTCTACAGAAATCTCAGATACTTCTAA
- the LOC119768841 gene encoding uncharacterized protein LOC119768841 isoform X1 produces the protein MKAFAVCFALVLSLALAAAQRFGSPLPAFSLSSLTGDFGGPTAFGGQDFTSSNSLAGGRDPRQNRGPVVFPPPPTDGPMESSGVVVGASGYGFVPPNTPPTGDAATTNSNDADSN, from the exons ATGAAAGCT TTCGCAGTCTGCTTCGCTCTCGTCCTCTCCCTCGCCCTGGCCGCGGCACAGCGCTTCGGAAGTCCGCTGCCCGCGTTCAGCCTCAGCTCGCTCACCGGGGACTTTGGTGGGCCGACGGCGTTCGGCGGCCAGGACTTTACCTCCTCGAACAGCCTGGCCGGAGGACGCGATCCCCGACAGAACCGAG GCCCGGTGGTGTTCCCACCGCCACCAACTGACGGTCCGATGGAGTCCAGCGGAGTGGTGGTCGGCGCTTCCGGTTACGGATTCGTGCCCCCAAACACGCCCCCAA CCGGCGACGCGGCCACTACTAACAGCAACGACGCCGATTCCAATTAA